Proteins found in one Thermaerobacter subterraneus DSM 13965 genomic segment:
- a CDS encoding acyl-CoA dehydrogenase family protein, which yields MAGLDYYRVADLFTPEERLIQEETRRFLEAEAAPHIARWWEEGTFPRHLIPRFGELGLLGATLPEAYGGAGASSIAYGLIMYELERIDSGLRSFASVQSSLVMYPIYRYGSEEQRREYLPKLARGELIGCFGLTEPDGGSDPGSMKTRARKDGSSYVITGRKMWITNGNLAHIAVVWAKDDEGVIRGFIVPTDTPGFRAREIPHKMSLRASVTSELILDEVRVDAAQMLPEARGLGAALSCLTQARYGITWGAAGAIDAVFHEALEFARHRVTFGRPIAERQLVQAKLVEMVQAHTQALLMSWRLGKLKDEDKLTYAQVSLAKRSNVRAALQAARSAREILGGSGITLEYAAIRHMLNLETVDTYEGTYDIHTLIVGRDVTGLGAF from the coding sequence TTGGCCGGTCTCGACTACTACCGCGTCGCCGACCTCTTCACGCCGGAGGAGCGGTTGATCCAGGAGGAGACCCGCCGCTTCCTCGAGGCCGAGGCGGCGCCCCACATCGCCCGGTGGTGGGAGGAGGGGACCTTTCCCCGGCACCTGATCCCCCGTTTCGGGGAGCTGGGCCTGCTGGGCGCCACCTTGCCGGAGGCGTACGGCGGCGCCGGCGCCAGCAGCATCGCCTACGGCCTCATCATGTACGAGCTGGAGCGCATCGACTCGGGTCTCCGCAGCTTCGCCAGCGTGCAGAGCTCGCTGGTCATGTACCCGATCTACCGCTACGGGTCGGAGGAACAGCGGCGGGAATACCTGCCCAAGCTGGCCCGGGGCGAGCTCATCGGCTGCTTCGGCCTGACCGAGCCCGACGGCGGCTCGGACCCGGGCTCCATGAAGACCCGCGCCCGCAAGGACGGTTCGTCCTACGTGATCACCGGCCGCAAGATGTGGATCACCAACGGCAACCTGGCCCACATCGCGGTGGTCTGGGCGAAGGACGACGAGGGGGTCATCCGGGGCTTCATCGTCCCGACGGACACGCCGGGGTTCCGGGCGCGGGAGATCCCCCACAAGATGAGCCTGCGGGCTTCCGTGACCTCGGAGCTCATCCTCGATGAGGTGCGGGTCGACGCGGCCCAGATGCTGCCCGAAGCCCGCGGTCTGGGCGCGGCCCTGAGCTGCCTGACCCAGGCGCGGTACGGCATCACCTGGGGGGCGGCGGGCGCCATCGACGCCGTCTTCCACGAGGCGCTGGAGTTCGCCCGGCACCGGGTCACCTTCGGCCGGCCCATCGCCGAGCGGCAGCTGGTGCAGGCCAAGCTGGTGGAGATGGTCCAGGCCCACACCCAGGCGCTCCTCATGTCCTGGCGGCTCGGCAAGCTCAAGGACGAGGACAAGCTGACCTACGCCCAGGTGTCCCTGGCCAAGCGCAGCAACGTGCGGGCGGCGCTGCAGGCGGCCCGCTCGGCCCGCGAGATCCTGGGCGGCAGCGGCATCACCCTGGAGTACGCGGCGATCCGCCACATGCTGAACCTGGAGACGGTGGACACCTACGAGGGCACCTACGACATCCACACCCTCATCGTGGGCCGCGACGTGACGGGCCTGGGGGCCTTCTAA
- a CDS encoding ABC transporter permease, translating to MPDVEILYNPDLKSAPVMIPGLLGMVTMLATTLLVALGIVREREYGTLEQLAVTPLRLFEVGKLLPYIVLAGVDFVLVLVAGLTVFGLEPAGSLALFTGLTLLFLLSTVGLGVLGSAVSENQQQAMQLAFFVMFPQILMSGLIFPISSMPRVIQWISTVLPFTYFVPIARGISLKGQGLDVLWPQAAVLAGYGVLLTRRRHRAPAAAAGRVT from the coding sequence GTGCCCGACGTGGAGATCCTCTACAATCCCGACCTCAAGAGTGCCCCGGTGATGATCCCCGGCCTCCTGGGCATGGTAACGATGCTCGCCACCACCTTGCTGGTGGCGCTGGGCATCGTTCGCGAACGCGAATACGGGACCCTCGAACAGTTGGCGGTCACACCGCTTCGCCTGTTCGAGGTCGGCAAACTGCTGCCCTACATCGTCCTGGCGGGCGTCGACTTCGTGCTGGTCCTCGTGGCAGGCCTCACCGTGTTCGGCCTCGAGCCGGCGGGCAGCCTGGCGCTGTTCACCGGGCTGACCCTGCTGTTCCTGCTGAGCACCGTCGGCCTCGGCGTGCTCGGCTCAGCGGTCTCGGAGAACCAGCAGCAGGCGATGCAGCTGGCCTTCTTCGTGATGTTCCCGCAGATCCTGATGTCCGGCCTGATCTTCCCCATCAGCTCCATGCCGCGGGTCATCCAGTGGATCTCGACGGTCCTGCCCTTCACCTACTTCGTGCCCATCGCCCGCGGGATCTCCTTGAAGGGGCAGGGCCTGGACGTGCTCTGGCCCCAGGCGGCGGTGCTGGCGGGGTACGGCGTGCTGCTGACTCGCCGTCGCCACCGTGCGCCTGCGGCGGCGGCTGGCCGGGTGACCTGA
- a CDS encoding ABC transporter ATP-binding protein: MDMVLRLAGVSHRFGAVEVLRDVDLDLPAGTVTALVGPDGAGKTTLLRVAAGVLTPAAGRVERPGDAGIGYLAGASSVYPDLTVWENLTFFGRLYGMNGRALAAEAGRLLAWAGLEAFRHRPARHLSGGMRQKLALACALIHRPAVALLDEPTTGVDPVARRELWALLDQLAAGGMAVLVATPYMDEAGRCRRVALLHRGRLLAAGSPEELRARVPCRVLLLQAEGRRQELLRLARELPGVQDARPAGEGVRVALPVGAPDPTLPPGVRAVPAEVELEDVYVWLAGELAGKEPAGKEEARA; the protein is encoded by the coding sequence ATGGACATGGTCCTGCGCCTGGCCGGGGTGAGCCACCGCTTCGGGGCGGTGGAGGTCCTGCGCGACGTCGACCTGGACCTGCCCGCGGGCACGGTGACGGCCCTGGTGGGTCCCGACGGGGCGGGCAAGACCACGCTGCTCCGCGTGGCGGCGGGGGTGCTCACGCCGGCGGCCGGCCGCGTGGAGCGCCCCGGGGACGCCGGCATCGGCTACCTGGCCGGCGCCAGCAGCGTCTACCCCGACCTCACCGTATGGGAGAACCTCACCTTCTTCGGCCGCCTCTACGGGATGAACGGGCGGGCCCTGGCCGCCGAGGCCGGCCGCCTGCTGGCGTGGGCGGGGCTGGAGGCCTTCCGCCACCGCCCGGCGCGCCACCTGTCCGGCGGCATGCGCCAGAAGCTGGCCCTGGCCTGCGCCCTGATCCACCGGCCCGCCGTCGCCCTGCTGGACGAGCCCACCACGGGCGTCGACCCGGTGGCCCGGCGCGAGCTCTGGGCGCTCCTCGATCAGCTGGCGGCCGGCGGCATGGCCGTGCTGGTGGCCACGCCCTACATGGACGAAGCGGGCCGGTGCCGGCGGGTGGCGCTCCTCCACCGGGGCCGGCTGCTGGCGGCGGGCAGCCCGGAGGAACTGCGGGCGCGGGTCCCCTGCCGCGTGCTGCTCCTGCAGGCCGAGGGCCGGCGCCAGGAACTGCTCCGCCTCGCCCGGGAGCTGCCCGGCGTGCAGGATGCCCGGCCGGCCGGCGAGGGCGTGCGCGTGGCGCTGCCTGTGGGCGCCCCGGATCCCACGCTCCCGCCCGGCGTGCGGGCCGTCCCCGCTGAGGTCGAACTGGAAGACGTCTACGTCTGGCTCGCCGGCGAGCTGGCCGGCAAGGAGCCCGCCGGCAAGGAGGAGGCGCGGGCATGA
- a CDS encoding ABC transporter ATP-binding protein, whose product MNGTRMIGTGTNGTGNGSELAIETEGLTCRFGDFVAVDGVSLRVPAGAVYGLLGPNGAGKTTLIRALLGLIPATGRARVLGLDPARQAAAIRARVGYMSQRFSLYPDLTVEENLRFYGQVYGLDGDRLARRIAELLERTGLPGQRRARAGSLGGGLRQRLAFACAILHEPSLLLLDEPTSGVDPRARRQFWEMIYAMADAGTTVLVTNHHMDEAEQCDRLGMMLRGRLVAEAPPGEIRRRYAGGGSLGEAFARLAAGPGGFSA is encoded by the coding sequence ATGAACGGCACGCGCATGATCGGCACGGGCACGAACGGGACCGGAAACGGCAGCGAGCTCGCCATCGAGACGGAAGGCCTCACCTGCCGCTTCGGCGACTTCGTGGCGGTGGACGGCGTGAGCCTGCGGGTGCCGGCGGGCGCCGTCTACGGCCTGCTGGGCCCCAACGGCGCCGGCAAGACCACCCTGATCCGCGCCCTCCTCGGCCTCATACCCGCCACGGGGCGGGCACGGGTGCTGGGCCTGGACCCCGCCCGGCAGGCCGCCGCCATCCGCGCCCGGGTGGGCTACATGTCCCAGCGCTTCAGCCTCTACCCGGACCTGACGGTGGAAGAAAACCTGCGCTTCTACGGCCAGGTGTACGGGCTGGACGGCGACCGGCTGGCCCGGCGCATCGCGGAGCTGCTGGAGCGGACCGGCCTCCCGGGCCAGCGGCGGGCCCGGGCCGGCAGCCTGGGCGGCGGGCTGCGCCAGCGCCTGGCCTTCGCCTGCGCAATCCTCCACGAGCCGTCGCTGCTCCTCCTGGACGAGCCCACCTCCGGCGTGGACCCCCGGGCCCGCCGCCAGTTCTGGGAGATGATCTACGCCATGGCCGACGCGGGCACGACGGTCCTGGTCACCAACCACCACATGGACGAAGCCGAGCAGTGCGACCGCCTGGGCATGATGCTCCGCGGCCGCCTGGTGGCCGAGGCACCGCCGGGGGAGATCCGCCGCCGGTACGCGGGCGGCGGCAGCCTCGGGGAGGCGTTCGCCCGCCTGGCGGCCGGGCCCGGTGGCTTCTCCGCCTGA
- a CDS encoding restriction endonuclease has product MNEYQSQYTIYAVKPKQPWEDGASYWLPLLYSELQEGRARFGWGYGPTSDIRVIKKKIQDNGFDNLTSDERGVWSRAGFLLDVRPGDYFVYINMPEWGQCTVVQIDGEYDYDDEPWDPDREDDFRHRLPCHFVAQFGRNDEIVPPILSQRLKLQGARYRIGLHREFEELLRRLAAGEKGTNPNDAIRNIVGRSLHAISEEIYRHFPRKNLEEFVAQLLKSQPNIREVRKGPDRNGADLEVDIEVPIGPVSLTLCCAVQVKAYTGTMDYTRAIRDIEKALTSDSRYDCGLIVTTASEYTQQFEQALNELRERCKKPVEVLLGSDLAYTLVSDYVNSTK; this is encoded by the coding sequence ATGAACGAATACCAAAGCCAATATACGATCTATGCAGTCAAGCCAAAGCAACCGTGGGAAGACGGTGCTTCATACTGGCTCCCGCTGTTATACAGCGAGTTACAAGAGGGTAGAGCACGTTTCGGTTGGGGTTACGGGCCTACGTCTGATATCCGGGTTATTAAGAAAAAGATTCAAGACAATGGATTCGATAACCTGACTTCGGATGAACGAGGTGTTTGGTCTCGCGCAGGATTCCTACTAGACGTGAGGCCTGGCGACTATTTCGTTTACATCAATATGCCGGAGTGGGGCCAGTGCACGGTCGTGCAGATTGACGGGGAATATGATTACGATGACGAACCCTGGGATCCAGATCGTGAAGATGACTTTCGCCACCGGCTACCGTGCCACTTTGTGGCCCAATTCGGTCGCAATGACGAGATTGTCCCTCCGATATTATCGCAGAGGCTGAAGCTTCAGGGTGCAAGATACCGCATCGGCTTGCATCGCGAGTTTGAGGAGCTATTAAGACGGCTTGCAGCTGGAGAGAAAGGAACGAACCCCAACGATGCAATTCGCAACATTGTCGGACGTTCCCTTCACGCCATTTCGGAAGAGATCTATCGCCACTTCCCGCGAAAAAATCTTGAGGAATTTGTTGCTCAGCTTTTGAAGAGTCAGCCGAATATTAGAGAAGTGCGTAAGGGACCGGACCGAAACGGAGCAGATTTAGAGGTGGATATTGAAGTGCCTATCGGCCCAGTGTCGTTAACATTATGCTGTGCCGTGCAAGTCAAAGCGTACACCGGGACCATGGACTATACGAGAGCCATTAGGGATATTGAAAAGGCGCTTACGTCTGATTCGCGCTATGACTGTGGGCTCATCGTAACCACTGCGAGTGAATATACACAACAATTCGAGCAGGCCCTCAACGAGCTTCGGGAGAGATGCAAAAAGCCGGTCGAAGTGCTGTTGGGGAGTGACTTGGCCTACACGTTAGTATCGGATTACGTTAACTCGACGAAATAA
- a CDS encoding pyridoxal-phosphate-dependent aminotransferase family protein: protein MTQPFAEPGARRTTRHPLDFARQLEERLVFTPGPTEVSPRVREAMALPVANSDLDPDFAELYRATCAGLQELLHTRSDVLILAGEGLLGLEAAIASLVEPGDRVLALANGLYGHGFADFARDYGAEVTVFEAPDRRPLDPDALRRFLRDQKPFKLATLVHCETPTGLTNPVDQILPVLHEHGILTVMDSVSAIAAEPLEADAWHADVVLGGSQKALSAPPGLAFLSVSPAAWEAMARRRTPIRGVYLNLRLWKDLWLDKGEFPYTPSTSDVYALYAAVAAALEEGEAARLARHQRLARAIRAAGEAAGLELYPAPQAAARSVTAWLIPDALRPREQAIRRFMWEEHGVLMAGSWGDAAGRIWRAGHMGENARPEKGERFVRALAATLHHFGWNLPGDPVEAYRAALAGEGPALTGEGGGRSS from the coding sequence GTGACCCAGCCCTTCGCGGAACCCGGTGCCCGCCGGACGACCCGCCATCCCCTCGATTTCGCGCGGCAACTGGAAGAACGGCTGGTCTTCACCCCGGGCCCGACAGAGGTCTCCCCGCGCGTCCGCGAGGCCATGGCCCTGCCCGTGGCCAACTCGGACCTCGACCCGGACTTCGCCGAGCTGTACCGGGCCACCTGCGCCGGGCTGCAGGAGCTGCTCCACACCCGGAGCGACGTGCTGATCCTGGCCGGCGAGGGCCTGCTGGGCCTCGAGGCCGCCATCGCCTCGCTGGTCGAACCCGGCGACCGCGTCCTCGCCCTGGCCAACGGCCTCTACGGCCACGGCTTCGCCGACTTCGCCCGGGACTACGGCGCCGAGGTCACCGTCTTCGAGGCTCCCGACCGCCGGCCCCTGGATCCGGACGCCCTGCGCCGGTTCCTCCGAGACCAGAAGCCCTTCAAGCTGGCGACCCTGGTGCACTGCGAGACGCCCACCGGCCTGACCAACCCCGTGGACCAGATCCTGCCCGTCCTCCACGAGCACGGCATCCTGACGGTAATGGACAGCGTCTCCGCCATCGCCGCCGAGCCCCTGGAGGCCGACGCCTGGCACGCCGACGTGGTCCTGGGCGGCTCGCAGAAGGCCCTCTCCGCGCCGCCCGGCCTGGCCTTCCTGAGCGTAAGTCCCGCCGCCTGGGAGGCCATGGCCCGCCGCCGGACGCCCATCCGCGGCGTCTACCTGAACCTGCGGCTGTGGAAGGACCTCTGGCTGGACAAGGGCGAGTTCCCCTACACCCCCTCGACCTCCGATGTCTACGCCCTCTACGCGGCCGTCGCCGCCGCCCTGGAAGAAGGCGAGGCCGCGCGCCTGGCCCGGCACCAGCGCCTGGCCCGCGCCATCCGGGCCGCCGGGGAGGCGGCCGGCCTTGAGCTGTACCCCGCGCCGCAGGCGGCCGCCCGCTCGGTCACCGCCTGGCTCATCCCCGACGCCCTGCGCCCGCGGGAACAGGCGATCCGCCGTTTCATGTGGGAAGAACACGGCGTCCTCATGGCCGGCAGCTGGGGCGACGCCGCCGGCCGCATCTGGCGCGCCGGCCACATGGGCGAAAACGCCCGGCCCGAGAAGGGCGAGCGCTTCGTCCGGGCCCTGGCGGCCACCCTGCACCACTTTGGGTGGAACCTGCCCGGCGATCCGGTGGAAGCGTACCGGGCCGCCCTTGCCGGCGAGGGGCCCGCCCTTACCGGCGAGGGCGGCGGGAGAAGCAGTTGA